The following coding sequences lie in one uncultured Mailhella sp. genomic window:
- a CDS encoding CorA family divalent cation transporter translates to MEIQHYHLTARDWRWLKKAPSDGGDILVWHDIRLVDDDNPDEERKRLGEYLRGLHVESDTVAACTQPVNFPDVDVSGGCVFLRFPMRVQWNSPRASYMMMLCMKGVLISIGAPDIPLFDRALLRLQNGSELSEPSSQALLLFIMDVCTDISTRQYMAARAAVEALADRIYDEPDNIGQDELIAIRRCVSRLYSQFEDQLYCMSVLQSLQTQSVPFSHLKAELRDVMDSQNHVVRSQDQLEIRLRDLHNDCLLHAQRKTDYRLRVLTVLTSLCMPLSVIAGIYGMNFHFMPELEWRYGYFAVLGLMAFITAALLIFFFRRGWFK, encoded by the coding sequence ATGGAAATACAGCACTATCATCTCACGGCCCGGGACTGGCGCTGGCTCAAGAAAGCGCCTTCCGACGGCGGCGACATCCTTGTCTGGCACGACATCCGCCTCGTGGACGACGACAATCCCGACGAAGAGCGGAAACGCCTCGGCGAATACCTGCGCGGCCTGCATGTGGAATCCGACACCGTGGCCGCCTGCACGCAGCCCGTGAACTTTCCCGACGTGGACGTTTCCGGCGGATGCGTATTCCTGCGCTTTCCCATGCGCGTGCAGTGGAACAGCCCCCGCGCCTCGTACATGATGATGCTGTGCATGAAAGGCGTGCTCATCAGCATAGGCGCGCCGGACATCCCGCTCTTCGACCGCGCGCTGCTGCGGCTGCAAAACGGCAGCGAGCTCTCCGAGCCCTCAAGTCAGGCGCTGCTGCTCTTCATCATGGACGTGTGCACCGACATCAGCACCCGTCAGTACATGGCCGCCCGCGCCGCCGTGGAAGCCCTCGCCGACAGAATCTACGACGAACCGGACAACATAGGTCAGGACGAACTCATCGCCATACGCCGCTGCGTAAGCCGCCTCTACTCCCAGTTCGAGGATCAGCTCTACTGCATGAGCGTGCTCCAGAGCCTGCAGACGCAAAGCGTGCCCTTCAGTCATCTGAAGGCAGAACTTCGGGACGTCATGGATAGTCAGAATCACGTGGTGCGCAGTCAGGATCAGCTGGAAATACGCCTGCGCGATCTGCACAACGACTGCCTGCTCCACGCCCAGAGAAAAACCGACTACCGCCTGCGCGTGCTCACCGTGCTCACGTCGCTGTGCATGCCGCTCAGCGTCATTGCCGGCATCTACGGCATGAACTTTCATTTCATGCCCGAGCTGGAGTGGAGATACGGATATTTCGCCGTGCTCGGACTCATGGCCTTCATTACCGCCGCCCTGCTGATCTTCTTTTTCCGGCGCGGCTGGTTCAAATAA
- a CDS encoding insulinase family protein, translating into MNCHGFTLVREEELREAGGRVRLWKHDVTGAELLSICNDDENKSFGVSFRTPPRDSTGVAHILEHSVLCGSDKYPVKEPFVELLKSSLQTFLNALTFPDKTCYPVASCNLQDFYNLVDVYLDAVFHPRIDENVLRQEGWHIEADAPDGPWQFKGVVFNEMKGVYSSPDSVLMEECQHAVFPDMLYSLDSGGDPAVIPSLTFEAFREFHASYYHPSNARFFFWGDDPEDARLARLADVLAPYRKREVRSEVPLQPRLSSPRHLEIPYAASEGEDADKAHVAVNWLLCESKETEEMFVLNMLEHVIAGLPGSPLRKALMDSGLGEDISGCGLEGDLRQAYFSMGLRSIDPKNAAEVERLMMDTLADLAEHGVPEPAVEAALNSLEFMLRENNTGSFPRGLAAMFRSLSDWLYDGDAFAPLAWEKPLASIKSRLASGEKVFENAIRRWFLDNPHRVTVLLVPDAGLAAARQSAEDARLAAIREGMSEKEREEVVGIAAALRLAQQTPDSQEALDTVPSLGKQDLPVQNAVIPCKVDRENSLDVVTHELDTLGILYAGLSFDLSGVPSRLLPLVPLYARALTELGTKRSDYVQLGFEISAHTGSLGAGAVVLARVADASPVCLLTLSGKCTAEKVERMTALMREILTEPDFDNRERFTQMALEEKARMEQAAVPAGHTLVNTRLSGRLSLAGRISEAMNGVSELFYVRDLIHRLDAEWELVRADLLALHECIVRRGGVKIDMTADASLLAAARGALEALVAELPDREVPACAPEFDALPGAELLSIPAQVNYVGLGLNLKEVGYRYSGAQAVILRHLRMGYLWDRVRVQGGAYGCFARYGRATGAFTFASYRDPNVENTLRVYRETADYLGNLRLSDADVTRAVVGAIGDVDAYMLPGAKGATAFSRYMTGETNEERQRIREEILATRLSDFHDFAPYLAAALKKAVPCVLGGADAEAVAGAEGWTVTRVL; encoded by the coding sequence ATGAACTGTCATGGATTCACCCTTGTGAGGGAAGAAGAGCTGCGCGAAGCCGGCGGACGCGTCCGCCTCTGGAAGCACGACGTCACCGGCGCGGAGCTTTTGTCCATCTGCAATGACGATGAAAACAAGTCCTTCGGCGTCAGCTTCCGCACGCCGCCCAGGGATTCCACGGGCGTGGCCCATATTCTCGAACATTCCGTGCTCTGCGGTTCGGACAAGTATCCCGTGAAGGAACCCTTCGTGGAACTGCTCAAGAGCTCGCTTCAGACATTTCTCAACGCGCTCACCTTCCCGGACAAGACCTGCTATCCCGTGGCGAGCTGCAACCTTCAGGACTTCTACAACCTCGTGGATGTGTATCTCGACGCGGTGTTTCATCCGCGCATCGACGAGAACGTGCTGCGTCAGGAAGGCTGGCACATCGAGGCCGACGCTCCCGACGGCCCCTGGCAGTTCAAGGGCGTAGTGTTCAACGAAATGAAGGGCGTGTATTCCTCGCCCGATTCCGTGCTCATGGAGGAATGTCAGCACGCCGTGTTCCCGGACATGCTTTACAGCCTCGATTCCGGCGGCGATCCTGCGGTGATTCCCTCTCTCACCTTTGAGGCCTTCCGCGAGTTCCACGCAAGCTACTATCATCCTTCCAACGCGCGTTTCTTCTTCTGGGGCGACGACCCTGAAGATGCGCGTCTGGCCCGCCTAGCCGACGTGCTCGCGCCCTATCGGAAGCGCGAAGTGCGCTCCGAAGTGCCGCTTCAGCCGCGGCTTTCTTCGCCGCGTCATCTTGAGATTCCCTATGCCGCCTCCGAGGGCGAGGACGCCGACAAGGCGCACGTGGCCGTGAACTGGCTGCTGTGCGAGTCGAAGGAAACCGAGGAGATGTTCGTGCTCAACATGCTTGAGCACGTCATTGCCGGGCTTCCCGGTTCGCCGCTGCGCAAGGCGCTCATGGATTCCGGGCTCGGCGAGGACATTTCCGGCTGCGGTCTGGAAGGCGATCTTCGCCAGGCCTATTTCTCCATGGGACTGCGTTCCATTGATCCGAAGAACGCCGCCGAGGTGGAACGCCTCATGATGGACACGCTGGCCGATCTTGCGGAACACGGCGTGCCCGAACCCGCCGTGGAGGCCGCGCTCAATTCTCTGGAATTCATGCTGCGCGAAAACAACACCGGCTCGTTCCCGAGAGGTCTTGCCGCCATGTTCCGCAGCCTGTCCGACTGGCTGTACGACGGCGACGCCTTTGCGCCGCTCGCCTGGGAAAAGCCGCTCGCGTCCATCAAGAGCCGTCTTGCCTCCGGCGAAAAGGTGTTTGAAAACGCCATCCGTCGCTGGTTCCTCGACAATCCTCATCGCGTGACGGTGCTGCTCGTGCCCGACGCCGGTCTTGCCGCCGCGCGTCAGAGCGCCGAAGACGCGCGTCTTGCCGCCATCCGCGAGGGCATGAGCGAAAAGGAGCGCGAAGAGGTGGTCGGCATTGCCGCGGCGCTGCGTCTTGCCCAGCAGACGCCCGACTCTCAGGAGGCGCTCGATACCGTGCCGAGCCTCGGCAAGCAGGATCTGCCCGTGCAGAACGCGGTCATTCCCTGCAAGGTGGATCGGGAAAACTCTCTTGACGTGGTGACGCACGAGCTCGACACCCTGGGCATTCTCTACGCCGGACTGTCCTTTGATCTTTCGGGCGTGCCTTCGCGTCTTCTGCCGCTCGTGCCGCTGTACGCCCGCGCGCTGACCGAGCTCGGCACGAAGCGCAGCGACTACGTGCAGCTCGGCTTTGAAATTTCGGCGCATACCGGCAGCCTCGGCGCGGGAGCCGTGGTGCTGGCGCGCGTGGCCGACGCTTCGCCGGTGTGCCTGCTCACGCTGTCCGGCAAATGCACGGCGGAAAAGGTGGAGCGCATGACCGCCCTCATGCGGGAAATTCTCACGGAGCCCGACTTCGACAACCGCGAGCGCTTCACGCAGATGGCGCTTGAGGAGAAGGCACGCATGGAGCAGGCCGCGGTGCCTGCGGGGCACACGCTGGTGAACACCCGTCTGAGCGGTCGCCTTTCTCTGGCCGGACGCATTTCCGAAGCCATGAACGGCGTGAGCGAACTTTTCTATGTGCGTGATCTTATTCACCGTCTGGATGCGGAATGGGAGCTTGTTCGCGCCGATCTTCTTGCGCTTCATGAGTGCATCGTGCGCCGGGGCGGCGTGAAGATCGACATGACGGCGGACGCCTCGCTTCTTGCCGCGGCGCGCGGCGCGCTGGAAGCGCTGGTTGCCGAACTGCCCGACCGCGAAGTGCCGGCGTGCGCGCCGGAATTCGACGCGCTGCCCGGAGCCGAGCTTCTGAGCATTCCCGCGCAGGTCAACTACGTGGGACTCGGCCTGAATCTGAAGGAGGTCGGCTACCGTTACAGCGGAGCGCAGGCGGTGATTCTGCGTCATCTGCGCATGGGCTACCTGTGGGACCGCGTGCGCGTGCAGGGCGGAGCCTACGGCTGCTTTGCCCGCTACGGCCGCGCCACGGGCGCGTTCACCTTTGCCTCCTACCGCGATCCCAATGTGGAGAACACGCTGCGCGTGTATCGCGAAACGGCGGATTATCTGGGCAATCTGCGTCTTTCCGACGCGGACGTCACCCGCGCGGTGGTGGGAGCCATCGGCGACGTGGACGCCTACATGCTGCCCGGAGCGAAGGGCGCAACCGCGTTTTCCCGGTACATGACCGGAGAGACGAACGAGGAGCGTCAGCGCATCCGCGAGGAAATTCTTGCCACGCGGCTGTCCGATTTTCATGATTTCGCGCCGTACCTGGCCGCGGCTCTGAAGAAGGCCGTGCCCTGCGTGCTCGGCGGAGCCGACGCCGAGGCCGTGGCCGGAGCCGAAGGCTGGACCGTGACCCGTGTGCTCTAG
- a CDS encoding tetratricopeptide repeat protein has translation MKNEKSRGTMLVSSAVILCAVTFVAGFACGNMVAEHRAVSRSVTAASAPAPAPEAAPAAPASTNASTAEAQAQHIGHLRDEARQNPDSADAWTKLGNACFDAGDADGAIEAYQESLRLEPGNADVRTDMGSMYRMKGEPARAVECYDQALKDHPGHRNAIFNKGVTMMLDLEQPEQAVEFWQSVLREYPGLTLSSGAELSRIMPEIVVDAALQLEAHGRKVVALRAYEQALKLDPSFAPALVHGAWLMEGMGRAADAQPLWKRVLERYPDATDPAGKPVRDHITK, from the coding sequence ATGAAAAATGAAAAGTCCCGCGGCACCATGCTTGTGAGTTCCGCGGTCATTCTGTGTGCGGTGACGTTTGTCGCCGGTTTTGCCTGCGGAAACATGGTGGCGGAGCACAGGGCCGTGAGCCGGAGCGTGACGGCGGCTTCCGCGCCCGCGCCTGCCCCCGAGGCCGCTCCCGCCGCGCCTGCCTCGACCAATGCCTCAACGGCCGAGGCGCAGGCCCAGCACATCGGTCATCTGCGCGACGAGGCCCGTCAGAATCCCGACAGCGCCGATGCCTGGACCAAGCTCGGCAACGCCTGCTTCGACGCGGGCGATGCCGACGGGGCCATTGAAGCCTATCAGGAGTCGCTGCGTCTTGAGCCGGGCAATGCCGACGTGCGCACCGACATGGGCAGCATGTACCGCATGAAGGGCGAGCCCGCCCGCGCCGTGGAATGCTACGATCAGGCGCTCAAGGATCATCCCGGCCACCGGAACGCCATATTCAACAAGGGCGTGACCATGATGCTCGATCTGGAGCAGCCGGAGCAGGCCGTGGAGTTCTGGCAGTCCGTGCTGCGGGAGTATCCCGGACTCACGCTGTCGAGCGGCGCGGAGCTGAGCAGAATCATGCCGGAAATCGTGGTGGACGCCGCGCTTCAGCTTGAGGCGCACGGCCGGAAGGTGGTGGCGCTGCGCGCCTACGAGCAGGCGCTGAAGCTGGATCCTTCCTTTGCGCCCGCGCTGGTTCACGGCGCGTGGCTCATGGAAGGCATGGGCCGCGCCGCCGACGCGCAGCCTCTGTGGAAGCGCGTGCTTGAACGTTATCCCGACGCCACCGATCCTGCGGGCAAGCCTGTTCGAGACCACATCACGAAGTAA
- a CDS encoding elongation factor G — translation MSIALENQRTYALVGTGGCGKTSLAEMLLFQAGIINRLGAIEEGTTALDYEPEEIKRRGSIQPGFATFEWKGFRHNLIDIPGDSNFCGDMDWLLAAVDSAVIVVDAVDGVRPQMRRMWKSVKQAGLPTIAVVTKMDRERADFDAALNSLTTHLGVRPVVFYIPILENGEFMGLVDVFASKAYRFLENGETEEMPIPADLEDEVLLLRDTSVENIASSDEDLMNRYLEDGTLSDEDITFGLRQGVLSGEIVAVLPASAMLNRGGRRLLNQINNLLASPADRPAALGADGSERAADPEGPATCFVFRSLNDAFSGQVNMLRVVSGTISSDSTLKNMRTGEMERLGSLFYVNGKTQTACKDTLGPGAIVGVTKLKGTRTGDTLCDDKAPFVVELPKLPPQLITFALAPKQKGDEDKVFAAVQKLLDEDVTLKLGRDEETSDILLSGMGQLHIEISVEKARRRSKVDIVLKTPKVPYRETVRGKVQVQGRHKKQSGGRGQFGDCWIEMEGAPRGSGYTFEDAIVGGVIPRQYIPAIDKGIQESAARGYLAGCPVVDFKVRVYDGSYHTVDSSEMAFKMAGSIAFKAAMSQLKVLLLEPIVQMTVTIPDEYMGDVIGDLSSRRGKVLGSDSQGGITELKANVPMSEVLRYAPDLRSMTGGQGVFTMEFDHYEEAPQPVVDKVVAEHQAAKAGE, via the coding sequence ATGTCCATAGCTTTGGAAAACCAACGCACCTACGCCCTTGTCGGCACCGGTGGCTGCGGTAAGACTTCTCTGGCAGAAATGCTGCTTTTTCAGGCTGGAATCATCAATCGTCTTGGCGCCATCGAAGAAGGCACCACGGCTCTGGACTACGAACCCGAAGAGATCAAGCGTCGCGGCTCCATTCAGCCCGGTTTCGCCACCTTTGAATGGAAGGGCTTCCGTCACAACCTCATCGACATTCCCGGCGACTCCAACTTCTGCGGCGACATGGACTGGCTGCTTGCCGCCGTGGACAGCGCCGTCATCGTCGTGGACGCCGTGGACGGCGTGCGTCCGCAGATGCGCCGCATGTGGAAGAGCGTGAAGCAGGCCGGACTGCCGACCATCGCCGTGGTCACCAAGATGGATCGCGAACGCGCCGACTTCGACGCCGCTCTGAACAGCCTCACCACGCATCTGGGCGTCCGCCCCGTGGTGTTCTATATTCCGATTCTGGAAAACGGCGAGTTCATGGGCCTCGTGGACGTGTTCGCCTCCAAGGCCTACCGCTTCCTGGAAAACGGCGAAACCGAGGAAATGCCCATTCCCGCCGATCTTGAGGACGAAGTGCTGCTGCTGCGCGACACGTCCGTGGAGAACATCGCCTCTTCCGACGAAGACCTCATGAACCGCTACCTCGAAGACGGCACCCTTTCCGACGAAGACATCACCTTCGGCCTGCGTCAGGGCGTGCTCTCCGGCGAAATCGTGGCCGTGCTGCCCGCTTCCGCCATGCTGAACCGCGGCGGCCGCCGTCTGCTCAATCAGATCAACAACCTGCTGGCCTCGCCTGCCGATCGTCCCGCCGCGCTCGGCGCCGACGGCTCCGAACGCGCCGCCGATCCCGAAGGTCCGGCAACCTGCTTCGTGTTCCGTTCCCTGAACGACGCCTTCTCCGGTCAGGTGAACATGCTCCGCGTGGTGTCCGGCACCATTTCTTCCGATTCCACGCTGAAGAACATGCGCACCGGCGAAATGGAGCGCCTCGGCTCGCTCTTCTACGTGAACGGCAAAACGCAGACCGCCTGCAAGGACACCCTCGGTCCCGGCGCCATCGTGGGCGTGACCAAGCTCAAGGGAACCCGCACCGGCGACACCCTGTGCGACGACAAGGCTCCCTTCGTGGTGGAACTGCCCAAGCTCCCGCCGCAGCTCATCACCTTCGCCCTCGCGCCCAAGCAGAAGGGCGACGAAGACAAGGTGTTCGCCGCCGTGCAGAAGCTGCTCGACGAAGACGTCACCCTCAAGCTCGGCCGCGACGAGGAAACTTCCGACATCCTGCTCTCCGGCATGGGCCAGCTGCACATTGAAATTTCCGTGGAAAAAGCCCGTCGCCGTTCCAAGGTCGACATCGTGCTCAAGACGCCCAAGGTGCCCTACCGCGAAACCGTGCGCGGCAAGGTGCAGGTGCAGGGCCGTCACAAGAAGCAGTCCGGCGGCCGCGGTCAGTTCGGCGACTGCTGGATCGAAATGGAAGGCGCGCCCCGCGGCTCCGGCTACACGTTTGAAGACGCCATCGTGGGCGGCGTGATTCCCCGTCAGTACATTCCCGCCATCGACAAGGGCATTCAGGAAAGCGCGGCCCGCGGCTACTTGGCCGGATGCCCGGTGGTGGACTTCAAGGTGCGCGTCTATGACGGCTCCTACCACACCGTGGACTCCTCCGAAATGGCGTTCAAGATGGCCGGTTCCATCGCCTTCAAGGCGGCCATGTCGCAGCTCAAGGTGCTGCTGCTCGAACCCATCGTGCAGATGACCGTGACCATTCCCGACGAATACATGGGCGACGTCATCGGCGATCTGTCTTCCCGCCGCGGCAAGGTGCTCGGCTCGGATTCTCAGGGCGGCATCACCGAACTCAAGGCCAACGTGCCCATGAGCGAAGTGCTGCGCTACGCTCCCGATCTGCGCAGCATGACCGGCGGTCAGGGCGTGTTCACCATGGAATTCGATCACTATGAGGAAGCTCCTCAGCCCGTGGTCGACAAGGTCGTGGCCGAGCATCAGGCGGCCAAGGCCGGCGAATAG
- the trmFO gene encoding methylenetetrahydrofolate--tRNA-(uracil(54)-C(5))-methyltransferase (FADH(2)-oxidizing) TrmFO yields the protein MDTSTPAFVIIGGGLAGCECALALARAGLACTLYEQKPEVFSPAHVSPLLGELVCSNSFRSNDAQGSGVGLLKEEMRKLGSAVMAVAETCSVPAGKALAVDRTLFSEALTRRVEEEPLISLVRRQIPSLDAPELEGKTVIVAAGPLASESLASSIADVISENGEHTRLYFYDAIAPIVRADSVDMTIAFRGSRYGNDAPPPYSDDAPFLDKPMETMTDPEARENGDYLNCPMTRAEYTAFYNALREAERVPAHDFEKEIHFEGCMPIEALADRGERTLTFGPLKPVGFTDPRTGRRPYALLQLRAENAERSSFNLVGCQTKMTYGAQDKVFRLVPGLAHAEFLRFGSVHRNTYVNAPECLNADLSLKARPNVHLAGQITGVEGYVESAACGLWLGLLLAARAHGRELPLPPQTTALGALMNHLRTPSKQFTPSNIHFGLMPELAERTKKKARKAEMADRGRADFEAWRQQAGL from the coding sequence ATGGATACGTCAACGCCCGCTTTCGTCATCATCGGCGGCGGACTCGCCGGGTGCGAATGCGCCCTTGCCCTTGCGCGCGCGGGCCTCGCCTGCACGCTTTACGAACAGAAGCCGGAAGTCTTTTCTCCCGCCCACGTCAGTCCGCTGCTCGGCGAGCTGGTCTGCTCGAACTCCTTCCGCTCCAACGACGCGCAGGGTTCGGGCGTGGGCCTGCTCAAGGAAGAGATGCGAAAGCTCGGCAGCGCCGTCATGGCCGTCGCCGAAACCTGCTCCGTTCCGGCGGGCAAGGCGCTTGCCGTGGACCGCACCCTGTTTTCGGAAGCGCTCACGCGCCGCGTGGAGGAAGAACCGCTCATCAGCCTCGTGCGGCGTCAGATTCCCTCCCTCGACGCGCCCGAGCTTGAGGGAAAAACCGTGATCGTGGCCGCCGGGCCGCTGGCCTCGGAAAGTCTGGCTTCCTCCATTGCCGACGTCATTTCGGAAAACGGCGAGCACACGCGTCTGTACTTCTACGACGCCATTGCGCCCATCGTGCGGGCCGATTCCGTGGACATGACCATAGCCTTCCGCGGTTCGCGCTACGGCAACGACGCGCCGCCGCCCTACTCCGACGACGCGCCCTTTCTGGACAAGCCCATGGAAACCATGACCGACCCCGAAGCCAGGGAAAACGGCGACTATCTGAACTGCCCCATGACGCGCGCCGAGTACACGGCCTTTTACAACGCCCTGCGCGAGGCCGAACGCGTGCCCGCCCACGACTTTGAAAAGGAAATCCACTTCGAGGGCTGCATGCCCATCGAGGCGCTGGCCGACCGCGGCGAGCGCACGCTCACCTTCGGGCCGCTCAAGCCCGTGGGCTTCACCGATCCGCGCACGGGCCGCCGCCCCTACGCTCTGCTCCAGCTCCGGGCCGAAAACGCGGAACGCAGTTCCTTCAACCTTGTGGGCTGCCAGACCAAGATGACCTACGGCGCGCAGGACAAGGTGTTCCGCCTCGTGCCGGGCCTCGCCCATGCGGAATTTCTGCGCTTCGGCAGCGTGCATCGCAACACCTACGTGAACGCGCCGGAATGCCTGAACGCGGATCTGTCGTTGAAGGCCCGTCCGAACGTTCATCTTGCCGGACAGATCACCGGCGTGGAAGGCTATGTGGAATCCGCAGCCTGCGGCCTGTGGCTGGGCCTTCTGCTCGCCGCCCGCGCCCACGGCAGAGAGCTGCCCCTGCCGCCGCAGACCACGGCGCTCGGCGCGCTCATGAATCATCTGCGCACGCCTTCAAAGCAGTTCACGCCTTCCAACATTCATTTCGGTCTCATGCCGGAGCTTGCCGAGCGCACGAAGAAAAAGGCGCGCAAGGCGGAAATGGCCGACCGCGGCCGGGCCGACTTCGAGGCCTGGCGGCAGCAGGCCGGGCTCTGA
- a CDS encoding EVE domain-containing protein — protein sequence MQYWLFKTEPGCFSLDDLVFSPNATTSWDGVRNYQARNLMQSMKKGDLGFFYHSGKKPEIVALVEVVREAYPDHTAQDPKNRHYDEKATPENPRWYMVDVKLVSRFNRPIPLEELRKQPELEGMELLRRGSRLSVQPVEERFFRHIMNMVKKDQDITLPSA from the coding sequence ATGCAATACTGGCTTTTCAAAACGGAACCCGGCTGCTTTTCCCTGGATGACCTCGTCTTTTCGCCGAACGCCACCACCTCGTGGGACGGAGTGCGCAACTATCAGGCCCGCAATCTCATGCAGTCCATGAAAAAGGGCGATCTCGGATTTTTCTATCACAGCGGCAAGAAACCGGAAATCGTGGCTCTTGTGGAAGTGGTGCGAGAAGCCTACCCCGATCACACCGCGCAGGATCCGAAGAACCGGCACTACGACGAAAAGGCCACGCCCGAAAATCCCCGCTGGTACATGGTGGACGTCAAACTCGTGAGCCGTTTTAACCGCCCCATTCCGCTGGAGGAACTCCGCAAACAGCCCGAACTCGAAGGCATGGAACTGCTCCGGCGCGGCAGCCGCCTTTCCGTGCAGCCCGTGGAGGAACGCTTCTTCCGGCACATCATGAACATGGTGAAAAAGGATCAGGACATCACGCTCCCCTCGGCGTGA